Proteins encoded by one window of Vespula pensylvanica isolate Volc-1 chromosome 6, ASM1446617v1, whole genome shotgun sequence:
- the LOC122629985 gene encoding gonadotropin-releasing hormone II receptor isoform X1, which yields MKKTMMTMRTVNTSVLFPSKYENFSNEINVDPTEMLSKNDILMSINSTYLEHAPKLTKTMYLKAIILAVMSVISLIANLATIYSVTKNRRKQQNWSAIYTLLLHLSVADLLVTIFCIGGEAVWNYTVQWIWGNVACKLFKFLQVFSLYLSTFILVLIGVDRFVAVRYPMKNLSTTHRFLRFVVFAWVLSILLATPQIVIFHVAYGPFVEEFTQCVTHGFYTEPWQEQLYAIFSIFFMFILPLTILITTYVLTVITISRSEKAFKSELINSNLQRTNSDINRRKLLNRAKTKSLRISVVIVAAFVLWWTPYYTMMIIFMFLNPDKHLSEDLQSGIFFFGMSNSLVNPLIYGAFHLWPQRQKQNCYRRDFLTLHRRSNCTSNNHSMKQLQEARTLFLSRGTQILTTTPD from the exons atgaagaagacgatgatgacgatgcgAACGGTGAATACTAGCGTCCTTTTTCCATCGAAGTACGAGAATTTCAGTAATGAAATAAACGTTGATCCAACAGAGATGTTGTCGAAAAACGACATTTTAATGTCAATCAATTCTACGTATCTCGAACATGCACCGAAATTGACCAAAACGATGTATCTCAAGGCCATTATATTAGCTGTCATGTCGGTCATCAGTCTAATAGCCAATCTTGCTACAATATATTCGGTAAcaaaaaatcgtcgaaaacAGCAAAACTGGTCGGCCATTTATACTTTGTTATTACATCTATCCGTGGCAGATCTTCTCGTAACGATATTTTGTATCGGTGGTGAAGCAGTCTGGAATTATACCGTTCAATGGATTTGGGGTAATGTCGCCTGCAAACTCTTTAAGTTTCTCCAAGTGTTCAGTCTTTATCTCAGCACGTTCATCCTCGTGCTGATAGGtgtcgatcgtttcgttgcTGTTCGATATCCGATGAAGAATTTAAGTACAACTCATCGATTTCTCAGATTCGTCGTGTTTGCCTGGGTACTCTCTATACTTTTGGCAACACCACAG ATCGTTATTTTTCATGTGGCATATGGACCTTTCGTCGAGGAGTTTACGCAATGCGTGACGCATGGATTTTACACGGAACCATGGCAGGAACAGTTGTACGCTATATtcagtatattttttatgtttattttaccATTAACCATTTTAATTACCACGTACGTTTTAACGGTGATTACGATATCAA GAAGTGAAAAAGCATTCAAGTCGGAATTAATCAACAGTAATTTGCAACGTACGAATAGCGAtattaatagaagaaaattgttaaacCGTGCGAAAACGAAATCATTGCGTATTAGTGTTGTCATCGTCGCTGCGTTTGTCCTTTGGTGGACACCATATTacacgatgatgataatttttatgtttctcaATCCCGATAAGCAC ttaAGCGAGGATCTCCAAAgtggaatctttttttttggtatgaGCAACAGTTTGGTGAATCCATTGATATACGGTGCCTTTCATCTTTGGCCGCAACGGCAGAAGCAAAATTGTTACCGCAG AGATTTTTTAACGTTACACCGGCGAAGCAATTGTACGAGTAATAATCATTCAATGAAACAACTCCAAGAAGCacgaacattatttttatcacgtgGAACACAAATATTGACAACTACCCCCGATTAA
- the LOC122629985 gene encoding gonadotropin-releasing hormone receptor isoform X2, whose translation MKKTMMTMRTVNTSVLFPSKYENFSNEINVDPTEMLSKNDILMSINSTYLEHAPKLTKTMYLKAIILAVMSVISLIANLATIYSVTKNRRKQQNWSAIYTLLLHLSVADLLVTIFCIGGEAVWNYTVQWIWGVDRFVAVRYPMKNLSTTHRFLRFVVFAWVLSILLATPQIVIFHVAYGPFVEEFTQCVTHGFYTEPWQEQLYAIFSIFFMFILPLTILITTYVLTVITISRSEKAFKSELINSNLQRTNSDINRRKLLNRAKTKSLRISVVIVAAFVLWWTPYYTMMIIFMFLNPDKHLSEDLQSGIFFFGMSNSLVNPLIYGAFHLWPQRQKQNCYRRDFLTLHRRSNCTSNNHSMKQLQEARTLFLSRGTQILTTTPD comes from the exons atgaagaagacgatgatgacgatgcgAACGGTGAATACTAGCGTCCTTTTTCCATCGAAGTACGAGAATTTCAGTAATGAAATAAACGTTGATCCAACAGAGATGTTGTCGAAAAACGACATTTTAATGTCAATCAATTCTACGTATCTCGAACATGCACCGAAATTGACCAAAACGATGTATCTCAAGGCCATTATATTAGCTGTCATGTCGGTCATCAGTCTAATAGCCAATCTTGCTACAATATATTCGGTAAcaaaaaatcgtcgaaaacAGCAAAACTGGTCGGCCATTTATACTTTGTTATTACATCTATCCGTGGCAGATCTTCTCGTAACGATATTTTGTATCGGTGGTGAAGCAGTCTGGAATTATACCGTTCAATGGATTTGGG GtgtcgatcgtttcgttgcTGTTCGATATCCGATGAAGAATTTAAGTACAACTCATCGATTTCTCAGATTCGTCGTGTTTGCCTGGGTACTCTCTATACTTTTGGCAACACCACAG ATCGTTATTTTTCATGTGGCATATGGACCTTTCGTCGAGGAGTTTACGCAATGCGTGACGCATGGATTTTACACGGAACCATGGCAGGAACAGTTGTACGCTATATtcagtatattttttatgtttattttaccATTAACCATTTTAATTACCACGTACGTTTTAACGGTGATTACGATATCAA GAAGTGAAAAAGCATTCAAGTCGGAATTAATCAACAGTAATTTGCAACGTACGAATAGCGAtattaatagaagaaaattgttaaacCGTGCGAAAACGAAATCATTGCGTATTAGTGTTGTCATCGTCGCTGCGTTTGTCCTTTGGTGGACACCATATTacacgatgatgataatttttatgtttctcaATCCCGATAAGCAC ttaAGCGAGGATCTCCAAAgtggaatctttttttttggtatgaGCAACAGTTTGGTGAATCCATTGATATACGGTGCCTTTCATCTTTGGCCGCAACGGCAGAAGCAAAATTGTTACCGCAG AGATTTTTTAACGTTACACCGGCGAAGCAATTGTACGAGTAATAATCATTCAATGAAACAACTCCAAGAAGCacgaacattatttttatcacgtgGAACACAAATATTGACAACTACCCCCGATTAA
- the LOC122629986 gene encoding histone H1, gonadal-like encodes MVILTAKTLALVISAIKELREMKGSTSREILNYITSTYSVPSETARRQMQVALKRGVAYGILKKSGVHYSLPTDTQAECEEIAKQELGLLDRYCRRKQRKKKRGCKSRRRPKRRSCRCKKKRRSSRRRPRCKPRRPRKRSKCSCRKRGIYPRRSMSPLSKIENLSLKPRIENNDHNECENSSHSSIPSVGRRDHDMSLSY; translated from the exons ATGGTGATTTTAACGGCCAAGACCTTGGCTCTAGTAATCTCGGCTATCAAAGAGCTACGAGAAATGAAAGGTTCGACATCGCGAGAAATTCTAAATTACATCACGTCTACCTACAGCGTACCATCAGAAACAGCTCGTCGTCAG atGCAAGTAGCTTTGAAACGTGGTGTCGCTTAtggaattttgaaaaagagtGGCGTACATTATAGCTTGCCAACCGATACACAAGCGGAATGTGAGGAAATCGCGAAGCAAGAGTTGGGTCTTTTAGACAGGTATTGTCGACGAAaacaacgaaagaagaaacgtggTTGCAAGTCAAGAAGACGACCTAAACGTAGGTCATGTAGGTGTAAGAAGAAACGTCGAAGTTCGAGAAGGAGACCTCGTTGTAAACCGAGAAGACCACGGAAAAGGAGCAAGTGCTCTTGTAGGAAACGTGGAATTTATCCAAGAAGATCGATGAGTCCTTTATCGAAAATAGAGAATCTTTCTTTGAAACCAAGGATCGAGAATAATGACCACAATGAATGTGAAAACAGTAGTCATTCTTCGATACCTTCCGTGGGAAGACGTGATCATGATATGTCATTATCTTactaa